TATACAGCGCCTCAAAATTCTCATAATCGAGTTCAATAACCTTTTGATACGTCCTGATCTCGTCATCCACCATTCCTTTTGCACCATATGCGATTCCCAGATTAAAGTATGCATCTCTATAATTTTGGTCTAACTCAATCGCCTTTTTATATGCAATAATCTCTTCATCAAATAACTTCTTTTTGCTGTAAGCCACCCCCAAATTATTATAAGCCTTAGCGGAACAGGCATTCATTTCAATGGCCTTTTTGTATTCAGCAATTGCATCCTCAATCATCCCGCGCTTATTATATTCATTTCCCAGCTGATAATGTACATCAAAGTCTCCGAATTCATCTGCGTTGTAACTGTTAACAACATACAAAAAATTGAAAAGAATAATAACAAAAAGAATCTTTTTCATATACTCTCTTTTTAAATCAAACATGATAAAACCAATACATTTTTTCGTTCTCTGCGCAAATCTCGTTTGTAATGTTATAAAATTCTGTTTCAGAGAGGTCATCCAATTTTTTACCATATTTCTTTATGACCTGATTAAATTCCAATATCTTCTCAACGAGATTTTCGTGGGTTTCTGCAGAACCGCCCAATATGTAAAAATTCTCACCAGAGGTGATTCTTTTATGATTATCTTTATTGTCAAAGGCAAAACCACAAAGGATGGAATTTTCCCCGGACACATTTTCCTGACTATTCAAACCGTAGCTCCTTTCGATTGAATATCGTGCAACCTCATAATATTGAAAAAATCGTTTAAAGAATACCATTCCACCCAAAAAATGTCAAGCGAATATACCAAGTCTCCATGTATCGGGAAGGCAGAATTTGACAGCGACAATACCGTACTGATTGCTTATCCCTACGGAGCAGTAGCGGAGAGTATTCTGCTGGCAATCTCAAAATAAATAACAAGTCCCGTAGCGTCTAACAGCGTAGCAATGAGTGGTGCAGATACAAATGCCGGATCCAGTTTTATAAATCTGAAAAACAAAGGAATGGCAACACCAACAATATTTCCTACACTTACTACAATACACAGAGATACACCCACCGTCAAAGCGAGCGTTGTCTGTCTTAATGATATTTCAGCAATGGTAAAGGCAATCAGGCCCATGATGAGTCCCAGCGAAACGCCAACCTTAAATTCCCGTAATATAATTCGCCACCATTCCCGGGATTTTACTTCACCAGTCGCCAGCGCCCGGATAATTAAGGTAGAGGACTGTGACCCCGTATTGCCACCAGACCCGGTAAGCATGGGGATAAAATAAGCAAGGGCTATCACCGAACTTAAGACACCGGAATAATTTTTCAGTATGGTTTGAGATATGGTCGCAGCAATTACGAGAATGACTAACCAGGAAACACGGTTAATGACTCGCTTTGAAAACCCTACACGAAAATATTCTTCCTCAGTAGTTTGTATACCAGCCATCCTCTGAAAATCTTCTGTCACTTCTTCTTGCACAACGTCTAATACATCATCCACAGTAACGATCCCTACCAGTCTGTCCTCATTGTCCACCACGGGGACGGCAAGAATATCGTATTTTTGAACTACCTGGACAGCTTTTTCCTGATCATCCGTGGTATGAACATAAAAAACATTCTCATTCATGATATCCTTAATGAGTTGATCAGGGTTGGCAAGAATAATATTCTTCAGAGAAGCAACGCCGCGGAGTTTTTTTGTCTCATCTACAATATAACAGATATAAATTGTTTCACGATTTGGTCCGGTTTTACGGATGTGTTCCAGTGCCTTCGCCACGGTCATATCCATCTGGAGATCTACATATTCCGTGGTCATTATGCGGC
The sequence above is a segment of the Candidatus Brocadia sp. genome. Coding sequences within it:
- a CDS encoding tetratricopeptide repeat protein yields the protein MVKNWMTSLKQNFITLQTRFAQRTKKCIGFIMFDLKREYMKKILFVIILFNFLYVVNSYNADEFGDFDVHYQLGNEYNKRGMIEDAIAEYKKAIEMNACSAKAYNNLGVAYSKKKLFDEEIIAYKKAIELDQNYRDAYFNLGIAYGAKGMVDDEIRTYQKVIELDYENFEALYNLGHAYREKEMHDESIAAYKRVIEIDPSYIDAYFNLGVSYGKKGLLDDEILQYKKVLDLNPNSAEAHFNLGIAYGEKKMYKEQVLEYKKAIAINPKYAKAYKNLESIYREKGMNEDADRELSKYNDLVKR
- the mgtE gene encoding magnesium transporter translates to MGLQWTKIFLPEIKELIETKDFRGLRDFLRERHPADIVDILRELDPAERVMSFRLLDKNKISEVFALFEPIEQEELLKQFTEQHVKEILVQMQPDDRTQLFDELPAHLVEKLLKLLPPADRREANELLNYPHNSAGRIMTTEYVDLQMDMTVAKALEHIRKTGPNRETIYICYIVDETKKLRGVASLKNIILANPDQLIKDIMNENVFYVHTTDDQEKAVQVVQKYDILAVPVVDNEDRLVGIVTVDDVLDVVQEEVTEDFQRMAGIQTTEEEYFRVGFSKRVINRVSWLVILVIAATISQTILKNYSGVLSSVIALAYFIPMLTGSGGNTGSQSSTLIIRALATGEVKSREWWRIILREFKVGVSLGLIMGLIAFTIAEISLRQTTLALTVGVSLCIVVSVGNIVGVAIPLFFRFIKLDPAFVSAPLIATLLDATGLVIYFEIASRILSATAP